One window from the genome of Garra rufa chromosome 1, GarRuf1.0, whole genome shotgun sequence encodes:
- the LOC141318195 gene encoding uncharacterized protein, which produces MHAHRSDEPSGETQENPRQEAHHSPRDLSVLAIPQDHIRRTSNAIPESQPQPTKERIKWPKMSDGKEWSMLDEDLDKVLGAVQAGSAERKVDLLTAIAYNVAKERFGTVPRRENKARPEKQDNRRERKIKQLRKEIKTLRKQFKLASTEEKEGIKELTASLREQLIRTRRAERFKQRRKKQEAARAQFIKDPYRFTKSLLGEARSGTLTSSKEEVEQSVEEAFRDPTRDVALKGNHGLLNIDPPTTSLSTECPSWREVQEVVKHARSSSAPGPSGIPYKVYKKCPKLLRRLWKLMRVIWAKGTIPISWRRAEGCFVPKEQGSTQISQFRTISLLSVEGKIFFAVLAKRMSAYMTLNGYINTSIQKGGVKGFSGCLEHTGVLSQLIQEAKEKKGSLTVVWLDFANAYGSIPHNLIQVALDYYHIPHNIQGMITSYLRDIKLRFQSAKFTTKWQPVEKGIVTGCTISPILFIMGMNLIISAASTKSKGPKTTAGCQQPVIRAFMDDLTVITPTHVQARWVLAELDRMATWAKMVFKPKKSRSLVIQKGKATERLKLLIQGEVIPNIQGNPIRCLGKWYDDSLSDKNSISNTGKQVEEWLRKIDKSGLPGKYKCWIYQHGLLPRLMWLLTVYEVLLSTVEEMERKFNKHLRRWLGIPPSFTSLGLYIRSGQLQLPLSSVVEEFKVAKCRLSLTYRDSQDQLTREAGVRTRSGRKWAASTAINLAECSLRTKEIIGNPCTGRQGLGTAHFQQWSKSSPREKRTMTLDEVRNLEEDGRRAKSIELATQGAWTRWNLPKRTITWSELWRLEPFRISFLLRAVYDTLPTPVNPLGPTGRYRWRHDKVLAVLADILEKERGKRQPAKARPLLSTIAFVKEGQRPVVHSQARQNLLQSAQGWEMEVDLGRRLHFPEAVLSTTLRPDIIMWSLEGKKIILVELTVPWEEGCEEAAERKNGKYQQLVQDCRDKGWITWLMTVEVGCRGFPAQSVWNLMTKVGLRGHLRKAAVRRLGEAAERASCWLWHKREGTSWKPGGEGQ; this is translated from the exons ATGCATGCACACCGCTCAGACGAACCGTCTGGTGAGACGCAGGAGAATCCTAGGCAGGAAGCACACCATAGTCCTAGAGATCTCTCAGTGCTGGCAATCCCCCAAGATCACATAAGGAGAACCTCCAACGCCATTCCAGAAAGTCAACCCCAGCCAACGAAGGAAAGAATCAAGTGGCCAAAAATGAGTGATGGGAAGGAGTGGTCCATGTTAGATGAAGATCTGGACAAAGTCCTTGGAGCGGTTCAAGCAGGATCAGCGGAACGGAAGGTGGATTTACTAACAGCCATCGCCTACAATGTGGCAAAGGAAAGGTTTGGAACAGTACCAAGGAGAGAGAATAAAGCAAGACCAGAAAAGCAAGAcaacagaagagaaagaaagaTCAAACAGCTTAGGAAGGAGATCAAAACACTGAGGAAGCAATTCAAACTAGCAAGCACAGAAGAAAAGGAAGGAATAAAAGAGCTGACAGCTAGCCTCCGTGAGCAGCTCATTAGAACAAGAAGAGCAGAGAGGTTTAAACAGAGGCGGAAGAAGCAGGAAGCTGCACGAGCCCAGTTTATAAAGGACCCCTACCGCTTCACTAAATCACTTCTGGGGGAGGCGAGGTCTGGGACTCTAACAAGTTCCAAAGAGGAGGTGGAGCAGTCTGTTGAGGAGGCTTTCAGGGATCCTACAAGAGACGTTGCCCTGAAAGGGAATCATGGGCTGCTTAACATCGATCCACCTACCACATCCCTCAGCACAGAGTGTCCATCATGGAGAGAGGTTCAAGAGGTAGTCAAGCACGCAAGATCATCTTCTGCTCCAGGTCCCAGCGGTATACcgtataaagtatataaaaaatgcCCTAAGCTTCTACGAAGGCTGTGGAAGCTTATGCGGGTGATTTGGGCCAAGGGAACCATTCCAATAAGCTGGAGAAGGGCAGAAGGGTGCTTTGTGCCCAAAGAACAGGGATCCACACAGATCAGCCAGTTCCGAACTATATCCCTACTTAGTGTGGAGGGAAAGATTTTCTTTGCTGTACTTGCGAAGAGAATGAGTGCTTACATGACCCTGAATGGATATATTAACACCTCTATTCAGAAGGGCGGTGTCAAAGGTTTCTCCGGGTGTTTGGAGCATACAGGGGTCCTCAGCCAACTTATCCAAGAAGCGAAGGAAAAGAAAGGCAGTCTAACAGTTGTCTGGCTTGACTTTGCAAATGCATATGGATCTATTCCCCATAACTTGATCCAAGTAGCTTTGGACTATTATCACATCCCGCATAATATCCAGGGCATGATCACAAGTTACCTGAGAGACATCAAGCTACGATTCCAGTCCGCCAAGTTTACAACAAAGTGGCAGCCAGTGGAGAAGGGGATAGTGACAGGATGCACAATCTCTCCTATCTTGTTCATCATGGGAATGAACCTGATCATCTCTGCAGCAAGTACAAAGTCAAAAGGGCCGAAGACCACAGCGGGATGTCAACAGCCAGTAATCAGGGCATTCATGGATGATCTTACTGTGATAACACCAACTCACGTGCAGGCAAGATGGGTCCTGGCAGAACTGGATCGCATGGCCACTTGGGCAAAGATGGTCTTTAAGCCCAAGAAATCAAGGAGCCTGGTGATCCAAAAGGGCAAAGCAACTGAAAGGCTCAAGCTACTTATACAAGGGGAAGTGATACCGAACATCCAGGGGAACCCGATTAGATGCCTTGGAAAGTGGTATGATGATTCCCTGTCAGACAAGAACAGCATCTCCAACACTGGAAAACAAGTTGAAGAATGGCTGAGGAAGATTGATAAGTCTGGCCTGCCTGGAAAATACAAGTGCTGGATCTACCAACATGGCCTGCTTCCGAGACTTATGTGGCTTCTCACTGTATATGAGGTGCTTCTATCAACTGTTGAAGAAATGGAGAGGAAGTTCAACAAGCACCTTAGAAGATGGTTGGGAATACCCCCAAGCTTTACATCCCTGGGGCTTTACATAAGGTCAGGCCAGCTCCAGCTTCCCCTGTCATCAGTGGTGGAGGAGTTTAAAGTCGCCAAGTGCAGACTGTCCTTGACATATAGGGACTCTCAAGACCAACTCACCAGGGAAGCAGGAGTTAGAACAAGATCTGGCCGTAAGTGGGCCGCCAGCACTGCAATTAACCTGGCAGAATGTTCTCTTAGGACCAAAGAAATCATTGGAAACCCTTGTACTGGAAGACAGGGTCTAGGAACAGCCCATTTCCAACAGTGGTCAAAGTCTAGCCCTAGGGAGAAGAGAACTATGACTCTGGATGAAGTCCGAAACCTTGAGGAAGACGGGAGAAGAGCAAAATCCATCGAGCTCGCAACTCAAGGCGCCTGGACGAGGTGGAACCTCCCCAAGAGAACAATCACATGGAGTGAACTGTGGCGGCTGGAGCCCTTCCGTATATCCTTTCTACTCAGAGCAGTGTATGACACCTTGCCAACCCCAgttaaccccctggggccgacg GGGAGGTACAGGTGGCGCCATGACAAGGTGTTGGCAGTGCTCGCAGACATCCTGGAGAAGGAAAGGGGGAAGAGACAACCAGCCAAAGCAAGACCACTGCTGAGCACCATCGCCTTCGTGAAAGAGGGCCAAAGACCTGTCGTCCACAGCCAAGCCAGGCAGAATCTCCTGCAGTCAGCCCAGGGATGGGAAATGGAGGTTGACCTCGGGAGGAGACTCCACTTCCCTGAGGCGGTACTATCCACAACTCTAAGGCCCGACATCATTATGTGGTCTTTAGAGGGAAAGAAGATCATCTTGGTGGAGCTGACGGTACCGTGGGAGGAGGGTTGTGAGGAAGCTGCAGAGAGAAAAAATGGCAAATACCAGCAACTTGTCCAAGACTGCCGGGACAAGGGGTGGATAACATGGCTGATGACGGTGGAAGTCGGCTGTCGAGGATTCCCAGCTCAATCTGTGTGGAATCTGATGACAAAGGTTGGACTGAGAGGCCACTTGAGGAAAGCAGCCGTTCGTAGGCTGGGAGAAGCGGCAGAGAGAGCCTCCTGTTGGCTCTGGCACAAGAGGGAGGGCACAAGCTGGAAGCCTGGAGGAGAGGGGCAGTGA